A DNA window from Eikenella exigua contains the following coding sequences:
- the rplU gene encoding 50S ribosomal protein L21, with product MYAVIKTGGKQYKVAVGEKLKVEQIPAELDSQIELTEVLMIADGESVKVGAPFIEGAKVTAKVVAHDRGEKIRIFKMRRRKHYQKRQGHRQNFTQIEIVAIA from the coding sequence ATGTACGCGGTCATAAAAACCGGCGGCAAACAATACAAAGTTGCTGTTGGCGAAAAATTGAAAGTAGAACAGATACCTGCCGAACTCGACAGCCAAATCGAACTGACTGAAGTTTTGATGATTGCTGACGGCGAATCTGTAAAAGTAGGCGCACCTTTTATTGAAGGCGCAAAAGTAACAGCCAAGGTAGTGGCTCATGACCGCGGCGAAAAAATCCGCATTTTCAAAATGCGCCGCCGCAAACACTATCAGAAACGCCAAGGCCACCGCCAGAATTTCACCCAAATTGAAATCGTGGCCATCGCCTAA
- the rpmA gene encoding 50S ribosomal protein L27, with protein MASKKAGGSTRNGRDSEAKRLGVKAYGNELIPAGSIIVRQRGTKFHAGNNVGMGKDHTLFAKVDGYVEFTVKGVHNRKTVNVRPYTGADE; from the coding sequence ATGGCAAGTAAAAAAGCAGGCGGCAGCACCCGCAACGGCCGCGATTCAGAAGCCAAACGCTTGGGCGTAAAAGCCTACGGCAACGAGCTGATTCCTGCCGGTTCCATCATCGTTCGCCAGCGTGGCACCAAGTTTCATGCAGGCAACAACGTAGGCATGGGTAAAGACCATACCCTGTTTGCCAAAGTGGACGGCTACGTAGAATTTACCGTAAAAGGCGTACACAACCGTAAAACCGTTAACGTTCGCCCCTACACTGGTGCCGACGAATAA